One stretch of Solirubrobacterales bacterium DNA includes these proteins:
- a CDS encoding HD domain-containing protein has protein sequence MSAAIPDLLAAAPAVRACQAALGARDGIWIVGGAIRDAAFGREVRDVDLTVARDEGQAAREIGAFAAGHAFKLSEEFASWRALAGDAAWHVDITRLRGDGIEADLAMRDFTVNAIAVPLADLGAPLVDPHGGLADLERRVLRAVSGRSFIDDPLRILRAARLAAGLEMEVDSETAALARAEASRAGEPAGERQFAELRLLLTGPEPVRGLKVVDELGAMPGLLPELEALRGVEQNPYHHLDVYGHTMEVLGRLIEVEGDLEAFVGAAAGEVGELLTEPLADDLTRGGALRFAALVHDLGKPETRAVGQGGRVLFMGHDRAGVRLARALCSRLRASKRLTDYLANLTLNHLRLGFLVHERPLSRRHVYDYLLATDPDTVDVTLLTVADRLATQGERTRQEAVDAHLELASEMVAEALAWRRAGPARSPIPGDDLASELGIQPGPELGSLLGEIKAAVFAGEVSTREEAIDLARQIRSH, from the coding sequence GTGAGCGCTGCGATCCCAGATCTTTTGGCGGCGGCTCCGGCAGTTCGCGCCTGCCAGGCCGCCCTTGGCGCCAGGGATGGGATCTGGATCGTCGGCGGGGCGATCCGCGACGCGGCTTTCGGGCGAGAGGTGAGGGACGTCGACCTGACCGTCGCCCGGGACGAGGGGCAGGCCGCCCGTGAGATCGGCGCGTTCGCCGCGGGACACGCGTTCAAACTGTCGGAGGAGTTTGCGAGCTGGCGCGCCCTGGCGGGCGACGCCGCCTGGCACGTGGACATCACCAGGCTACGGGGCGACGGAATCGAGGCGGACCTGGCCATGCGGGACTTCACGGTCAACGCGATCGCGGTGCCGCTGGCAGACCTGGGTGCGCCGCTGGTCGACCCGCACGGCGGGCTGGCCGACTTGGAGAGGCGTGTGCTGCGCGCGGTCTCCGGCCGAAGCTTCATCGACGACCCGTTGCGGATCCTCAGGGCGGCCCGGCTCGCCGCCGGTCTCGAGATGGAGGTCGATTCCGAAACTGCCGCCCTTGCCCGCGCGGAGGCGAGCCGGGCGGGCGAGCCGGCCGGGGAGCGCCAGTTCGCTGAGCTGCGTCTCCTGCTCACGGGTCCTGAGCCGGTCAGAGGGCTGAAGGTCGTGGACGAGCTGGGGGCGATGCCGGGCCTCCTGCCGGAGCTGGAGGCGCTGCGCGGCGTCGAGCAGAACCCCTATCACCACCTCGACGTCTATGGACACACCATGGAGGTGCTTGGGCGGCTGATCGAGGTTGAGGGCGACCTGGAGGCCTTCGTCGGCGCGGCGGCGGGGGAAGTCGGCGAGCTGCTCACGGAGCCGCTCGCCGACGACCTCACCCGCGGTGGCGCGCTGCGCTTCGCCGCCCTTGTTCACGACCTCGGCAAGCCGGAGACCCGCGCGGTCGGGCAGGGAGGCAGGGTGCTGTTCATGGGCCACGATCGGGCCGGCGTCCGGCTGGCCCGCGCGCTCTGTTCGCGCCTGCGGGCGAGCAAGCGCTTGACCGACTATCTCGCGAACCTGACGCTCAACCACCTGCGCCTCGGCTTCCTCGTCCACGAGCGGCCGCTCTCGCGGCGACACGTCTACGACTACCTGCTGGCCACCGATCCCGACACGGTTGACGTCACGCTGCTCACGGTCGCGGACCGGCTGGCGACCCAGGGCGAGCGCACCCGCCAAGAGGCCGTCGACGCCCACCTCGAGCTGGCCAGCGAGATGGTTGCCGAGGCACTGGCCTGGCGTCGCGCCGGCCCGGCGCGCTCGCCGATCCCCGGTGACGACCTCGCCTCGGAGCTCGGCATCCAGCCGGGTCCAGAGCTCGGCAGCCTGCTGGGCGAGATCAAGGCGGCGGTGTTCGCGGGCGAGGTCTCGACGCGCGAAGAGGCCATCGACCTCGCGCGACAGATCCGCTCCCATTAG